From Halomicrobium salinisoli, the proteins below share one genomic window:
- a CDS encoding 6-pyruvoyl trahydropterin synthase family protein translates to MTDRVVEEHSPLADAGERELVVGGDRPIRISAGHRIMHHDGKCSRPHGHNYAVTVRLVGELTEEGWIADKGAVTDAIDAWDHRFLLEAGDPLIEAFEESGDGDAVVVLDAPPTAEVMSVLLEERLAEALPDTVSEVDVTVRETSELAAGQ, encoded by the coding sequence ATGACCGATAGAGTCGTCGAAGAACACTCGCCGCTGGCGGACGCCGGCGAGCGGGAACTGGTCGTCGGGGGCGACCGGCCGATCCGCATCAGCGCGGGCCACCGGATCATGCACCACGACGGCAAGTGCAGCAGGCCCCACGGGCACAACTACGCGGTGACAGTGCGTCTGGTCGGCGAGCTGACCGAGGAGGGGTGGATCGCCGACAAGGGCGCGGTCACGGACGCGATCGACGCCTGGGACCACCGCTTCCTGCTGGAGGCCGGCGACCCGCTGATCGAGGCCTTCGAGGAAAGCGGCGACGGCGACGCGGTCGTCGTCCTGGACGCGCCGCCGACCGCCGAGGTCATGTCCGTCCTGCTGGAGGAGCGGCTGGCCGAGGCGCTGCCGGACACGGTCAGCGAGGTCGACGTGACCGTCCGGGAGACCAGCGAGCTCGCCGCGGGGCAGTGA
- a CDS encoding deoxyuridine 5'-triphosphate nucleotidohydrolase: MFRSGAFVAERLGELRSEQVQPNGVDLTLETVYEQVEPGRIERGDKTVGDRRELSLDGDGYSLAPGGYVVEYGERVAVPDGHVGFVLPRSSLLRNSCMLNTAVWDAGYEGRGEGLLQVHNPIELEPGARIAQFVLAEADHEDTYDGTYQGENL, encoded by the coding sequence ATGTTCAGAAGCGGGGCGTTCGTCGCGGAGCGACTGGGCGAGTTGCGGAGCGAGCAGGTCCAGCCCAACGGCGTCGACCTGACGCTGGAGACCGTCTACGAGCAGGTCGAACCGGGCCGGATCGAGCGAGGCGACAAGACCGTCGGCGACCGGCGCGAACTGTCGCTCGACGGCGACGGCTACAGCCTGGCGCCCGGCGGCTACGTCGTCGAGTACGGCGAGCGGGTCGCCGTGCCCGACGGCCACGTCGGCTTCGTCCTCCCGCGCTCCTCGCTGCTGCGCAACTCCTGCATGCTGAACACGGCGGTCTGGGACGCCGGCTACGAGGGCCGCGGCGAGGGCCTGCTGCAGGTCCACAACCCGATCGAACTCGAACCGGGCGCGCGCATCGCGCAGTTCGTCCTCGCCGAGGCCGACCACGAGGACACCTACGACGGGACGTATCAGGGCGAGAACCTCTAG
- a CDS encoding methylglyoxal synthase, translating to MTRVALIAHDEKKPDIIDLAQEYEELLSAFDLVGTGTTGKRLTEETDLHVNRKKSGPIGGDTQIGAGVAEGAVDAIVFLRDPLTAQPHEPDISALLRICDVHDVPLATTRTAAEYVLEGLARDTDNADLL from the coding sequence ATGACTCGCGTCGCGCTGATCGCTCACGACGAGAAGAAGCCCGACATCATCGACCTCGCGCAGGAGTACGAGGAGCTGCTGTCGGCGTTCGACCTCGTCGGCACGGGCACCACGGGCAAGCGCCTCACGGAGGAGACCGACCTCCACGTCAACCGCAAGAAGTCAGGCCCCATCGGCGGCGACACCCAGATCGGCGCCGGGGTGGCCGAGGGCGCCGTCGACGCCATCGTCTTCCTCCGCGACCCGCTGACGGCCCAGCCCCACGAGCCGGACATCTCCGCGCTGCTGCGGATCTGTGACGTCCACGACGTCCCGCTGGCGACCACCCGGACCGCCGCCGAGTACGTCCTCGAGGGGCTGGCGCGGGACACCGACAACGCCGACCTGCTCTAG
- a CDS encoding 7-carboxy-7-deazaguanine synthase QueE translates to MPVESDVDAEGDDEAATEPEGEGLPINELFHSLQGEGKLAGVPSTFVRTSGCNLRCWFCDSYHTSWEPTHAWMGIDEILDEVASHGADHVVLTGGEPLMHEESVALLERLDDAGYHTTVETNGTIHRDAPIDLASVSPKLASSTPTAERDPKGDGEWAERHEAGRLDLDALAGFVEDYEFQLKFVVTGEDDLPEIEDLVDRVRERADVPVRDEDVLLMPEGQTREQLDETRRAVAELAAGRGYRYTPRLHVDLWNDAPGT, encoded by the coding sequence ATGCCGGTCGAAAGCGACGTCGATGCGGAGGGCGACGACGAGGCAGCGACCGAGCCGGAGGGCGAGGGACTGCCCATCAACGAGCTGTTCCACTCGCTGCAGGGCGAGGGGAAGCTGGCGGGCGTGCCCAGCACGTTCGTCCGCACGAGCGGCTGCAACCTCCGGTGCTGGTTCTGCGACTCCTACCACACCTCCTGGGAGCCGACCCACGCCTGGATGGGGATCGACGAGATCCTCGACGAGGTGGCGAGCCACGGCGCGGACCACGTCGTCCTGACGGGCGGCGAACCCCTCATGCACGAGGAGAGCGTCGCGCTGCTGGAGCGGCTGGACGACGCGGGCTATCACACTACCGTCGAGACCAACGGGACGATCCACCGCGACGCGCCGATCGACCTGGCCAGCGTGAGCCCGAAGCTGGCGTCGAGCACGCCGACCGCCGAGCGCGACCCGAAGGGCGACGGCGAGTGGGCCGAGCGCCACGAGGCGGGGCGACTCGACCTCGACGCGCTCGCCGGCTTCGTCGAGGACTACGAGTTCCAGCTGAAGTTCGTCGTCACGGGCGAGGACGACCTCCCGGAGATCGAGGACCTGGTCGATCGGGTCCGGGAGCGAGCGGACGTCCCCGTCCGCGACGAGGACGTCCTCCTGATGCCCGAGGGACAGACGCGCGAGCAACTGGACGAGACGCGCCGCGCCGTCGCCGAGCTTGCGGCCGGGCGCGGCTACCGGTACACCCCCCGACTGCACGTCGACCTGTGGAACGACGCGCCGGGGACCTGA
- a CDS encoding helix-turn-helix transcriptional regulator: MDEALSEIEFLALSANRVEVLQLLAERRHTRDELAAATGASQATLGRILGDLDERSWIRRDGSEYVATATGRLVASGVTDLLDILETERELRDVVEYLPTHAMDFDLGRLANATVTTPTGTRPNAPVQRVVDLIGSSSEVRVFSHAFNDQSLGAAEDLVTDGDGTFRGVFSRSAIAPLADDPGLRERLASLLDAEGAAIRIRDEGVPVAVTVADDVVHLLLRDENGVLQASVDTDDAAVRSWAGEAFDHYWRTATPLEPEDLPE, translated from the coding sequence ATGGACGAGGCACTGTCGGAGATCGAGTTCCTCGCGCTCTCGGCCAACCGGGTCGAGGTGCTGCAGTTGCTCGCCGAGAGGCGGCACACGCGCGACGAACTGGCCGCGGCGACGGGCGCGTCGCAGGCGACGCTCGGCCGGATCCTCGGGGACCTCGACGAGCGGTCCTGGATCCGCCGGGACGGCAGCGAGTACGTGGCGACGGCCACCGGCCGGCTCGTGGCCTCGGGCGTCACGGACCTGCTCGACATACTCGAGACCGAGCGCGAGCTGCGCGACGTCGTCGAGTACCTGCCCACGCACGCGATGGACTTCGACCTGGGGCGGCTGGCGAACGCGACCGTCACCACGCCGACCGGGACGCGGCCGAACGCGCCCGTCCAGCGCGTGGTCGACCTGATTGGGTCGTCGTCCGAGGTGCGGGTGTTCTCTCACGCGTTCAACGACCAGAGCCTCGGGGCCGCCGAGGACCTCGTCACCGACGGCGACGGGACCTTCCGCGGCGTGTTCTCGCGGAGCGCCATCGCTCCCCTGGCGGACGACCCCGGACTCCGCGAGCGGCTGGCCTCGCTGCTGGACGCCGAGGGAGCCGCGATCCGCATCCGCGACGAGGGCGTGCCCGTGGCGGTGACCGTCGCCGACGACGTCGTCCACCTCCTCCTGCGGGACGAGAACGGCGTCCTCCAGGCCTCGGTCGACACCGACGACGCGGCGGTCCGGTCGTGGGCGGGCGAGGCCTTCGACCACTACTGGCGGACCGCGACGCCGCTGGAGCCCGAGGACCTGCCCGAGTGA
- a CDS encoding HalOD1 output domain-containing protein, whose protein sequence is MSSNHGIYVLDDGDGDEWVTPRPVGEVIADAVAAATDLEPGDLDAIDAYVDLDEVAAVVAEGDRESVDFPVEGHQVTLTREGDVSVA, encoded by the coding sequence ATGAGTTCCAATCACGGCATCTACGTGCTCGACGACGGCGACGGGGACGAGTGGGTCACGCCCCGTCCGGTGGGGGAGGTGATCGCCGACGCCGTCGCCGCGGCGACCGACCTGGAGCCGGGGGACCTCGACGCCATCGACGCGTACGTCGACCTCGACGAGGTGGCGGCGGTGGTCGCCGAGGGGGACCGCGAGTCCGTGGACTTCCCCGTGGAGGGCCACCAGGTGACGCTCACCCGCGAGGGCGACGTGTCCGTGGCCTGA
- the queC gene encoding 7-cyano-7-deazaguanine synthase QueC, producing the protein MATDNTTTDDAQGDENDTTDAESAVVLASGGMDSATAAYEARAQGYEDLYLLHTSYGQRTADRERECAEALAEHADAADFLHVETDHLRAVGGSSLTDADEAVEDADLDAEEVPDTYVPFRNANLLSMAVSYAEANDCGAVFIGAHSEDFSGYPDCRPAFFEAFEDVVDVGTHPDTDISIEAPFVEWSKTDIAERGLELGVPYEDTWSCYRAEAPACGTCDACAFRLQAFQRLGERDPIEYEERPEYAD; encoded by the coding sequence ATGGCTACCGACAACACCACCACCGACGACGCACAGGGCGACGAGAACGACACTACCGACGCCGAGAGCGCCGTCGTACTGGCCTCCGGCGGGATGGACAGCGCGACGGCCGCCTACGAGGCGCGGGCGCAGGGGTACGAGGACCTGTACCTCCTGCACACCAGCTACGGCCAGCGGACGGCCGATCGGGAGCGGGAGTGCGCCGAGGCGCTCGCCGAGCACGCCGACGCGGCGGACTTCCTCCACGTCGAGACTGACCACCTCCGGGCCGTCGGCGGGTCGTCGCTGACCGACGCGGACGAGGCCGTCGAGGACGCCGACCTCGACGCCGAAGAGGTGCCGGACACCTACGTCCCCTTCCGGAACGCCAACCTGCTGTCGATGGCCGTCTCCTACGCCGAGGCCAACGACTGCGGGGCGGTGTTCATCGGCGCCCACAGCGAGGACTTCTCGGGGTACCCCGACTGCCGGCCCGCCTTCTTCGAGGCGTTCGAGGACGTGGTCGACGTCGGCACGCACCCCGACACCGACATCTCCATCGAGGCGCCGTTCGTCGAGTGGTCGAAGACGGACATCGCCGAGCGGGGGCTGGAACTGGGCGTCCCCTACGAGGACACGTGGAGCTGCTACCGCGCCGAGGCGCCCGCCTGTGGCACCTGCGACGCCTGCGCCTTCCGGCTCCAGGCGTTCCAGCGGCTCGGCGAGCGCGATCCCATCGAGTACGAGGAGCGGCCGGAGTACGCGGACTAG